One window of the Lysobacter sp. S4-A87 genome contains the following:
- the yedA gene encoding drug/metabolite exporter YedA — translation MSTAAPTAARAAPGALAVAIALASVYILWGSTYLAIRFALESYPPFLLGAGRMFLAGAIMYAVLRWRGVPRPTGKQWRTLWVLSIWMVLLSNGLVNLAETEVGSGLAAIAVASMPLFAGVFAMLRGRHPSKIEWVGLIIGFLGVLWLNAGGELSSSMLGLVCLVIAPIAWAWGSIWSRDQDLPQPFMSAAGQMLTGSVWMLIAAGLHGERMTAMPSASATTALLYLVVAGSIFGFTAYIWLLHHVRPALATSYAYVNPPIAVLFGALIGGEHFTAHDLGAMAVILVGVVIITLAKARAGKSTPAAAAAQPASAPSEPAA, via the coding sequence ATGAGCACCGCTGCACCCACCGCCGCCCGCGCCGCTCCCGGCGCGCTTGCCGTCGCCATTGCCCTGGCCTCGGTCTACATCCTCTGGGGCTCGACTTACCTGGCGATCCGCTTCGCCCTGGAAAGCTATCCGCCGTTCCTGCTCGGCGCAGGGCGCATGTTCCTGGCCGGCGCGATCATGTACGCAGTGCTGCGCTGGCGCGGCGTGCCCAGGCCGACCGGCAAGCAGTGGCGCACGCTGTGGGTGCTGTCGATCTGGATGGTGCTGCTGTCCAACGGCCTGGTGAACCTGGCCGAGACCGAAGTCGGCTCCGGCCTTGCGGCCATCGCCGTGGCCTCGATGCCGCTGTTCGCCGGCGTGTTCGCGATGCTGCGCGGCCGTCACCCGTCGAAGATCGAATGGGTCGGCCTGATCATCGGCTTCCTCGGCGTGCTCTGGCTCAATGCCGGCGGCGAGCTGTCGTCGTCGATGCTCGGCCTGGTGTGCCTGGTGATCGCACCGATCGCGTGGGCCTGGGGCTCGATCTGGAGCCGTGACCAGGACCTGCCGCAACCGTTCATGTCCGCCGCCGGGCAGATGCTCACCGGCAGCGTGTGGATGCTGATCGCCGCCGGGCTGCACGGCGAGCGCATGACCGCGATGCCCAGCGCCAGCGCCACCACCGCGCTGCTGTACCTGGTCGTGGCCGGCTCGATCTTCGGCTTCACCGCCTACATCTGGCTGCTGCATCATGTGCGTCCGGCGCTGGCGACCAGCTATGCCTACGTCAATCCGCCGATCGCGGTGCTGTTCGGCGCGCTGATCGGCGGCGAGCACTTCACCGCGCACGACCTGGGCGCGATGGCGGTGATCCTGGTCGGCGTGGTCATCATCACCCTGGCCAAGGCGCGCGCGGGCAAGTCGACGCCGGCAGCCGCAGCTGCACAGCCTGCGTCTGCGCCTTCAGAGCCGGCAGCATGA
- the rarD gene encoding EamA family transporter RarD: MSDHATVRGGLWVAAASFVLWGLMPLYWHLLKVVPSLQIVMHRIVWSALLVAAWLVWKQGRGWLRATLARPRAAWMLALSGTLIAFNWGLYVWAVNAGHVVESSLGYFINPLVSVLFGVVFLHERLNRVQWLSVALAATGVAWLTWQYGQPPWIAIGLALSFALYGLIRKLVAVDAVSGLGVESVYLFLPALLVLLWCETQGSGHFASGWSLGVDALLVFCGVLTALPLIGFAFAVRRVPLSVVGLMQYIAPTIQFLLGVLVFGEAFDRDRATGFIFIWVALAIFAIDGLMRARRMSVQPA, from the coding sequence ATGAGCGACCACGCCACCGTGCGCGGCGGCCTCTGGGTCGCGGCTGCGTCATTCGTGCTGTGGGGGCTGATGCCGTTGTACTGGCATCTGCTGAAGGTGGTGCCGTCGCTGCAGATCGTGATGCATCGCATCGTCTGGAGCGCGCTGCTGGTGGCTGCGTGGCTGGTCTGGAAGCAGGGCCGCGGCTGGCTGCGCGCGACCCTGGCGCGACCGCGCGCGGCGTGGATGCTGGCGCTCAGTGGCACGCTGATCGCGTTCAACTGGGGCCTGTACGTGTGGGCGGTGAACGCTGGCCACGTGGTCGAGAGCAGCCTGGGCTATTTCATCAATCCGCTGGTGAGCGTGCTGTTCGGCGTGGTGTTCCTGCACGAGCGGCTCAACCGCGTGCAGTGGCTGTCGGTGGCGCTGGCGGCGACCGGCGTGGCGTGGCTGACCTGGCAGTACGGCCAGCCGCCGTGGATCGCCATTGGCCTGGCGCTGTCGTTCGCGCTGTACGGGCTGATCCGCAAGCTGGTGGCGGTCGATGCGGTCAGTGGGCTGGGGGTGGAGAGTGTGTATCTGTTCCTGCCGGCGCTGCTGGTGTTGCTGTGGTGCGAGACGCAGGGCAGTGGCCACTTCGCCAGTGGCTGGAGCCTGGGCGTCGATGCGCTGCTGGTGTTCTGCGGGGTGCTGACGGCGCTGCCGCTGATCGGCTTCGCTTTCGCGGTGCGTCGTGTGCCGTTGTCGGTGGTCGGGCTGATGCAGTACATCGCTCCGACCATCCAGTTCCTGCTCGGCGTGCTGGTCTTCGGTGAGGCATTCGACCGTGATCGCGCCACCGGCTTCATCTTCATCTGGGTGGCGCTGGCGATCTTCGCGATCGACGGGCTGATGCGCGCGCGCAGGATGTCGGTGCAGCCTGCCTGA
- a CDS encoding ABC transporter permease: protein MKKWLGNLGVVLALVAGLVAWTMLPWYGVLAVLVALVLWLLLTRTGRLALEAAKIGIASLPQRWGPSAVIVVGIAGVVGVLVAMLAMGAGFEATLKQTGNDETAIILRGGSQAETNSVITRDQVPLISSLAGIAKGADGRPALSPELSQVVNMVTKADHTDANAQLRGVGEAAWTLRPQVKIVEGRKFNPGMRELVVGQGAKKQYVNLEVGKQLELANQVWTVVGVFASGDSHDSELWADADTLGSTYRRNAYQSVTAKLDGKDGFKKLKAAMAADPRLKLDVDTTRHYYAKQSEGLSKFLKILGTIIGGIMAVGAVFGALNTMYAAVAGRAREIATMRAIGFRGLPVVVAVMLETMLLALLGGLVGGAIAWLIFNGYSVSTLGNNFSQVMFQFKVSPELLWNGLKWALGIGLVGGLFPALRAARLPVTEALRAA from the coding sequence ATGAAGAAATGGCTGGGCAATCTCGGCGTGGTGCTGGCACTGGTCGCAGGCCTGGTGGCCTGGACGATGCTGCCCTGGTATGGCGTTCTGGCGGTGCTGGTGGCGCTGGTGCTGTGGCTGCTGCTGACCCGGACCGGTCGACTGGCGCTGGAGGCGGCGAAGATCGGCATTGCCAGCCTTCCGCAGCGCTGGGGTCCGTCGGCGGTGATCGTGGTCGGCATCGCCGGCGTGGTCGGCGTACTGGTGGCGATGCTGGCGATGGGCGCCGGCTTCGAGGCCACGCTCAAGCAGACCGGCAACGACGAAACCGCGATCATCCTGCGCGGCGGTTCGCAGGCCGAGACCAACTCGGTGATCACGCGCGACCAGGTGCCGCTGATCAGTTCGCTGGCCGGCATCGCCAAGGGGGCCGACGGCCGCCCGGCGCTTTCGCCGGAGCTGTCGCAGGTGGTCAACATGGTGACCAAGGCCGACCACACCGATGCCAATGCGCAGCTGCGCGGCGTCGGCGAGGCGGCGTGGACCCTGCGGCCGCAGGTGAAGATCGTCGAAGGTCGCAAGTTCAACCCCGGCATGCGTGAGCTGGTGGTCGGCCAGGGCGCGAAGAAGCAGTACGTCAACCTGGAAGTCGGCAAGCAGCTCGAACTCGCCAACCAGGTATGGACCGTGGTCGGCGTGTTCGCTTCGGGCGATTCGCACGATTCGGAACTGTGGGCCGACGCCGACACGCTCGGCTCGACCTATCGCCGCAACGCGTACCAGTCGGTGACGGCCAAGCTCGACGGCAAGGACGGCTTCAAGAAGCTCAAGGCCGCGATGGCCGCCGATCCGCGCCTGAAGCTCGACGTCGACACGACGCGCCACTATTACGCCAAGCAGTCCGAGGGCCTGAGCAAGTTCCTCAAGATCCTCGGCACGATCATCGGCGGCATCATGGCGGTGGGCGCGGTGTTCGGCGCGTTGAACACCATGTACGCGGCGGTGGCCGGGCGTGCGCGCGAGATTGCGACGATGCGCGCCATTGGTTTCCGCGGCCTGCCGGTGGTGGTGGCGGTGATGCTGGAGACGATGCTGCTGGCGCTGCTGGGCGGCCTGGTCGGCGGTGCGATCGCGTGGCTGATCTTCAACGGTTACAGCGTGTCGACGCTGGGCAACAACTTCAGCCAGGTGATGTTCCAGTTCAAGGTCTCGCCGGAGCTGTTGTGGAACGGCCTGAAGTGGGCGCTCGGCATCGGCCTGGTCGGCGGCCTGTTCCCGGCCCTGCGCGCGGCGCGCCTGCCGGTGACCGAGGCGTTGCGCGCGGCGTAA
- a CDS encoding FtsX-like permease family protein: MKYLHLIWAALFRSKTRTFLTLLSVITAFLLFGMLDSVRVAFNSSANVAGYDRLITTSKLSITQSLPYRLQTQIEQVPGVAKASYATWFGGIYQDPKNFFPNFSVGPGYIELYPEYIIPPDQLKAFYATQNGAIVGEALAKLHGWKIGDTIPLQATIFPTKGSNNWTFKLVGIFKLADNSRKGEEKQLMFNWKYFDEANDFSKGQVHWYVVDLVNANQSTQVARAIDALSDNSDHETKTQTEQAFNQAFFKQIGDIGLIVTSIMGAVFFTLVLLTGNTMAQAVRERIPELAVLKTIGFSNRSVLWLVLAEATLLVVIGGLIGLGIAAIVMPAVSAASMGLIQLPHMPRATWLLGIGLMLAIGVGVGLLPALRAMRLNIVDALAGR, from the coding sequence ATGAAATACCTGCACCTGATCTGGGCCGCGCTGTTCCGCAGCAAGACCCGCACGTTCCTGACGCTGTTGTCGGTGATCACCGCATTCCTGCTGTTCGGGATGCTCGACTCGGTGCGCGTGGCGTTCAACTCCAGCGCCAACGTCGCCGGCTACGATCGCCTGATCACCACGTCCAAGCTGTCGATCACCCAGTCGCTGCCGTACCGCCTGCAGACGCAGATCGAACAGGTTCCCGGCGTGGCAAAGGCCTCGTACGCGACCTGGTTCGGTGGCATCTACCAGGATCCGAAAAACTTCTTCCCCAACTTCTCCGTCGGCCCGGGCTATATCGAGCTGTACCCGGAGTACATCATCCCGCCCGACCAGTTGAAGGCGTTCTACGCAACGCAGAACGGCGCCATCGTCGGCGAGGCGCTGGCCAAGCTGCACGGCTGGAAGATCGGCGACACGATTCCGCTGCAGGCAACGATCTTCCCGACCAAGGGCAGCAACAACTGGACGTTCAAGCTGGTCGGCATCTTCAAGCTCGCCGACAACAGTCGCAAGGGCGAAGAAAAGCAGTTGATGTTCAACTGGAAGTACTTCGACGAGGCCAACGACTTCAGCAAGGGCCAGGTGCACTGGTACGTGGTGGACCTGGTCAATGCCAACCAGTCGACCCAGGTCGCGCGCGCGATCGATGCGCTGTCTGACAACTCCGACCACGAGACCAAGACGCAGACCGAGCAGGCCTTCAACCAGGCCTTCTTCAAGCAGATCGGCGACATCGGCCTGATCGTCACCTCGATCATGGGCGCGGTGTTCTTCACCCTTGTCCTGCTGACCGGCAACACGATGGCGCAGGCCGTGCGTGAGCGCATTCCGGAGCTGGCGGTGCTCAAGACGATCGGTTTCTCCAACCGCAGCGTGCTGTGGCTGGTGCTGGCCGAGGCGACGCTGCTGGTGGTGATCGGCGGGCTGATCGGCCTGGGCATCGCGGCGATCGTGATGCCGGCGGTGAGCGCGGCGAGCATGGGGCTGATCCAGCTCCCGCACATGCCCCGCGCGACCTGGCTGCTCGGTATCGGCCTGATGCTCGCCATCGGCGTGGGCGTCGGCCTGCTGCCGGCCCTGCGCGCGATGCGCCTGAACATTGTCGACGCCCTCGCGGGCCGATAA
- a CDS encoding ABC transporter ATP-binding protein: protein MSTLVSIRNLRKTYQRGPEKVEVLHGIDLDIPKGDFVALMGPSGSGKTTLLNLIGGLDSPSGGEIQVEGQRIDTLSGGQLSQWRSHNVGFVFQFYNLMPTLNAQKNVELPLLLTKLSSAQRKRNAEIALQLVGLADRGKHRPNELSGGQQQRVAIARAIVSDPTLLICDEPTGDLDRQSAEEILALLQSLNRDHGKTIIMVTHDPKAADHAQRTIHLDKGTLVERELAVEH, encoded by the coding sequence ATGTCTACGCTGGTTTCGATCCGCAATCTCAGGAAGACCTATCAACGCGGTCCGGAAAAGGTGGAGGTGCTGCACGGCATCGACCTGGACATCCCCAAGGGCGACTTCGTCGCGCTGATGGGTCCGTCCGGCTCCGGCAAGACCACGCTGCTCAATCTCATCGGTGGTCTCGACTCCCCCAGCGGTGGCGAGATCCAGGTGGAAGGCCAGCGCATCGACACCTTGAGCGGCGGCCAGCTGTCGCAGTGGCGCAGCCACAACGTCGGCTTCGTGTTCCAGTTCTACAACCTGATGCCGACGCTCAACGCGCAGAAGAACGTCGAGCTGCCGCTGCTGCTGACCAAGCTGTCGTCGGCGCAGCGCAAGCGCAATGCCGAGATCGCCCTGCAGCTGGTCGGCCTGGCCGACCGCGGCAAGCACCGCCCGAATGAGCTGTCCGGCGGTCAGCAGCAGCGCGTGGCGATTGCCCGCGCGATCGTTTCCGACCCGACCTTGCTGATCTGCGACGAACCGACCGGCGACCTCGACCGCCAGTCCGCCGAGGAGATCCTGGCGCTGCTGCAGTCGCTCAATCGCGACCACGGCAAGACCATCATCATGGTCACCCACGACCCCAAGGCCGCCGATCACGCCCAGCGCACGATCCATCTCGACAAGGGCACCCTGGTCGAGCGTGAGCTGGCGGTGGAGCACTGA
- a CDS encoding efflux RND transporter periplasmic adaptor subunit: MTASSDLLKELRIDRSAPPPPASRRGLWIVIAVIAVVLVLVLTAWAVFGRDRAVEVQTATVTAIGNGGNASVLDATGYVVARRMATVSAKITGKVREVMIEEGQKVEEGQVMATLDPIDADAERTLANAQVGASRSQVESVRARLSEAESNARRLSTLVNQQLVSKAQYDEAIAARDSLRAELTTSERNAKVAGDRLHIADLGVDNTIVRAPFAGVVTAKAAQPGEIVSPLATGGFTRTGIGTIVDMDSLEIEVEVGEAFIGRVQPKMPVEATLNAYQDWKIPAEVIAIIPAADRGKATVKVRVALKAKDPRIVPDMGVRVSFLEPGKTDAPKQKPGVLVPAAAIASRDGKQLAFVVADEKAVQREVTIGRSLGEDREVTQGLSGGETVVLDPPADLADGDRVKVAAAGAESDGDAASE; encoded by the coding sequence ATGACTGCCTCGTCCGACCTGCTCAAGGAATTGCGCATAGACCGTAGCGCGCCACCGCCGCCGGCTTCACGCCGCGGCCTGTGGATCGTGATCGCCGTCATTGCGGTAGTACTCGTATTGGTACTGACGGCCTGGGCCGTGTTCGGCCGCGATCGCGCGGTCGAGGTCCAGACCGCGACCGTGACTGCCATCGGCAACGGCGGCAACGCCTCGGTGCTCGATGCCACCGGTTATGTGGTCGCCCGGCGCATGGCCACGGTGTCGGCGAAGATCACCGGCAAGGTGCGCGAAGTGATGATCGAGGAAGGCCAGAAGGTCGAGGAAGGCCAGGTCATGGCCACGCTCGATCCGATCGACGCCGATGCCGAACGCACGCTCGCCAATGCCCAGGTCGGCGCCTCGCGCAGCCAGGTCGAGAGCGTGCGCGCACGCTTGTCCGAGGCCGAGTCGAATGCCCGCCGCCTGTCGACGCTGGTCAACCAGCAGCTGGTGTCGAAGGCGCAGTACGACGAGGCCATCGCCGCGCGCGATTCGCTGCGTGCCGAGCTGACCACCTCCGAACGCAACGCCAAGGTCGCCGGCGACCGACTGCACATCGCCGACCTGGGCGTGGACAACACCATCGTGCGCGCGCCGTTCGCCGGCGTGGTCACGGCCAAGGCGGCGCAGCCGGGCGAAATAGTCTCGCCGCTGGCTACCGGCGGCTTCACCCGCACCGGCATCGGCACCATCGTCGACATGGATTCGCTGGAGATCGAGGTCGAGGTCGGCGAGGCCTTCATCGGCCGCGTGCAGCCGAAGATGCCGGTCGAGGCGACGCTCAACGCCTACCAGGACTGGAAGATCCCGGCCGAAGTGATCGCGATCATTCCTGCCGCCGACCGCGGCAAGGCCACGGTCAAGGTACGCGTCGCGCTCAAGGCCAAGGATCCGCGCATCGTCCCCGACATGGGCGTGCGCGTGAGCTTCCTGGAACCCGGCAAGACCGACGCGCCCAAGCAGAAGCCGGGCGTGCTGGTGCCGGCCGCGGCGATCGCATCGCGCGACGGCAAGCAGCTGGCCTTCGTGGTCGCCGACGAAAAGGCCGTGCAGCGCGAGGTCACCATCGGCCGCAGCCTGGGCGAGGACCGCGAAGTGACCCAGGGCCTCTCAGGCGGTGAGACGGTCGTGCTCGATCCTCCGGCCGATCTGGCCGATGGCGACCGCGTCAAGGTTGCCGCCGCCGGCGCCGAGTCCGACGGCGACGCGGCAAGCGAATAG
- a CDS encoding leucyl aminopeptidase family protein has product MSIPHGFADASIDSLPLHVVSRDTIGQWRATQDPSALAWLDAQGFDGSPWTAITLPAADGGIAAAVIGVADLLDPYSYGHAPYALPLRAWSLATDLAPEARSALHLGWGLGSYRFNRYKQPLRQPAQLQTGGDDEAFAQLAACIRVRDLVNTPTEDMGPDQLEQVACELAERFGAQIEVISGDDLLTRNFPAIHAVGRASHRAPRLIALRWGDEAHPHVAIVGKGVCFDTGGLDLKPADGMRNMKKDMGGAAHAIALAELVMTRKLPLRMTLLVPAVENAVGPNAFRPGEVVATRQGMSVEIDNTDAEGRVILCDALTYAGEMKPALLLDFATLTGAARIALGPDLPALYSNDEDVARLWLESGIEQRDPLWRMPLWRPYLRYLTSTVADIANGGPSKMAGSVTAAIYLERFVPAAQKWAHLDVYSWNDSDRPGRPAGGEAQGLRGAYGLLRKLSST; this is encoded by the coding sequence ATGAGCATCCCGCACGGTTTCGCCGACGCGAGCATCGACAGCCTGCCGCTGCACGTGGTCAGCCGCGACACGATCGGCCAGTGGCGTGCGACGCAGGACCCTTCGGCGCTGGCATGGCTGGACGCGCAGGGTTTCGACGGTTCGCCATGGACCGCGATCACGCTGCCTGCCGCCGACGGTGGCATTGCCGCTGCGGTGATCGGTGTCGCCGACCTGCTCGACCCCTACTCGTACGGCCACGCGCCCTACGCGCTGCCGTTGCGCGCCTGGTCGCTGGCGACCGACCTCGCGCCCGAGGCCCGCTCCGCCCTGCACCTGGGCTGGGGCCTGGGCAGCTACCGCTTCAACCGCTACAAGCAGCCGCTGCGCCAGCCGGCGCAGTTGCAGACTGGCGGCGACGACGAGGCCTTCGCCCAGCTCGCCGCCTGCATCCGCGTGCGCGACCTGGTCAACACGCCGACCGAGGACATGGGCCCGGACCAGCTCGAACAGGTGGCCTGCGAACTGGCCGAGCGCTTCGGCGCGCAGATCGAAGTGATCAGTGGCGACGACCTGCTGACCCGCAATTTCCCGGCGATCCATGCGGTCGGCCGTGCCAGCCACCGTGCGCCGCGCCTGATCGCGCTGCGCTGGGGCGACGAGGCACATCCGCACGTGGCCATCGTCGGCAAGGGCGTGTGCTTCGACACCGGCGGCCTCGACCTCAAGCCGGCCGACGGCATGCGCAACATGAAGAAGGACATGGGCGGCGCCGCCCATGCCATCGCCCTGGCCGAGCTGGTGATGACGCGCAAGCTGCCGCTGCGCATGACCCTGCTGGTGCCGGCGGTCGAGAATGCGGTCGGCCCCAATGCGTTCCGTCCGGGCGAGGTGGTCGCCACGCGCCAGGGCATGTCGGTGGAGATCGACAACACCGACGCCGAGGGCCGCGTGATCCTGTGCGACGCCCTCACCTATGCCGGCGAGATGAAGCCGGCGCTGCTGCTCGACTTCGCCACGCTCACCGGTGCCGCGCGCATCGCATTGGGCCCGGACCTGCCGGCGCTGTACAGCAACGACGAGGACGTCGCGCGGCTGTGGCTGGAGTCCGGCATCGAGCAGCGTGATCCGCTGTGGCGCATGCCGCTGTGGCGTCCGTACCTGCGCTACCTGACCAGCACCGTCGCCGACATCGCCAACGGTGGTCCGTCGAAGATGGCCGGCAGTGTCACCGCCGCGATCTACCTCGAGCGCTTCGTCCCGGCCGCGCAGAAGTGGGCGCACCTGGACGTCTACAGCTGGAATGACAGCGACCGCCCGGGCCGTCCGGCCGGCGGTGAAGCACAGGGCCTGCGCGGCGCGTATGGGCTGCTCAGGAAGCTGTCCTCGACGTAG
- a CDS encoding HAD-IA family hydrolase, with protein MHFPVRAITLDLDDTLWPFAPIGARVEQVLHEWLLQHCPGTAQRFPIAAMRELRERVFVERPDLAHDFSQLRKLSLVRAMELSGDDPAHADAAFETFYAERNRVEFYPDSLAALERLAARVPLAAISNGNADLARVGVSAHFVFQLGAREHGTPKPAASIFHAACRQLDLAPAQVLHVGDDIEMDVIGANRAGLRSCWINRDAVRWPHADIRPDLEFTTLAELADWLDMAQQPELLTA; from the coding sequence ATGCATTTCCCCGTCCGCGCCATCACCCTCGACCTCGATGACACCCTGTGGCCGTTCGCGCCGATCGGGGCGCGGGTCGAGCAGGTGCTGCATGAGTGGCTGCTGCAGCATTGCCCCGGCACCGCGCAGCGCTTCCCGATCGCCGCCATGCGCGAACTGCGCGAGCGCGTATTCGTCGAACGCCCCGACCTCGCCCACGACTTCAGCCAGCTGCGCAAGCTGAGCCTGGTGCGGGCGATGGAACTCAGCGGCGACGATCCGGCCCATGCCGACGCCGCCTTCGAGACGTTCTACGCCGAGCGCAACCGCGTCGAGTTCTATCCCGATTCGCTCGCCGCGCTCGAACGCCTGGCCGCGCGCGTGCCGCTGGCGGCGATCAGCAACGGCAATGCCGACCTGGCGCGCGTCGGGGTGTCGGCGCATTTCGTCTTCCAACTCGGTGCGCGCGAACACGGCACGCCCAAGCCTGCGGCGAGCATCTTCCACGCAGCGTGCCGCCAGCTCGACCTCGCGCCTGCGCAGGTGCTGCATGTCGGCGACGACATCGAGATGGACGTGATCGGCGCCAACCGCGCGGGCCTGCGCAGCTGCTGGATCAATCGCGACGCCGTGCGCTGGCCGCACGCCGACATCCGCCCCGACCTCGAATTCACCACGCTCGCCGAACTGGCAGACTGGCTGGACATGGCACAACAACCGGAACTCCTTACTGCATGA
- a CDS encoding AI-2E family transporter yields MPPRPRSSSAAVVLATLAVGYTLWAAQELILPVLLAMFFALVGNPIIRGLQKLFIPRFLGAVLVLVGGLAAAGALGNQLVEPAGEWVRQVPREMKSIAPKLRDLTKPMLDANKAAQNIARAAGGESTGKPVQVIRTELNEPYKALTATPRRVASVLAVVLLTFFFMVYGDSLQRNAIALLPTRQQKKLTVDILHSIESEISRYVLTITLINLALGLALAGALYWLGVPLQEALLWGTMAAILNFAPYVGPLIGIVIMLLMGFVAFDKLLPSLLPAGIYLILHTIEGQIVTPIVLGRRMRLSPLVLILALMLFGWLWGIIGLLLAVPLLVCVKLVLDRIEGMGGWARLLE; encoded by the coding sequence TTGCCGCCGCGTCCGCGATCGTCGAGCGCGGCGGTGGTGCTGGCCACGCTCGCCGTCGGCTACACGCTGTGGGCGGCGCAGGAACTGATCCTGCCGGTCCTGCTGGCGATGTTCTTCGCCCTGGTCGGCAACCCGATCATCCGCGGTCTGCAGAAGCTCTTCATCCCGCGCTTCCTTGGCGCGGTGCTGGTGCTGGTCGGCGGCCTGGCGGCGGCCGGCGCGCTCGGCAACCAGCTGGTCGAACCGGCCGGCGAATGGGTGCGGCAGGTGCCGCGCGAGATGAAGTCGATCGCGCCCAAGCTGCGCGACCTCACCAAGCCGATGCTCGACGCCAACAAGGCCGCGCAGAACATTGCCCGCGCCGCCGGCGGCGAGAGCACCGGCAAGCCGGTGCAGGTGATCCGCACCGAACTCAATGAACCCTACAAGGCGCTGACCGCGACCCCGCGTCGGGTGGCGTCGGTGCTGGCGGTGGTGCTGCTGACGTTCTTCTTCATGGTCTATGGCGACAGCCTGCAGCGAAACGCGATCGCGCTGTTGCCGACACGGCAGCAGAAGAAGCTGACGGTCGACATCCTGCATTCGATCGAAAGCGAGATCTCGCGCTACGTCCTGACCATCACCCTGATCAATCTCGCCCTCGGCCTGGCCCTGGCCGGTGCGCTGTACTGGCTCGGCGTGCCGCTGCAGGAGGCGCTGCTGTGGGGCACGATGGCGGCGATCCTCAACTTCGCGCCCTACGTGGGCCCGCTGATCGGCATCGTGATCATGCTGCTGATGGGCTTCGTCGCGTTCGACAAGCTGCTGCCGTCGCTGCTGCCGGCGGGCATCTACCTGATCCTGCACACCATCGAAGGGCAGATCGTCACCCCGATCGTGCTTGGCCGGCGCATGCGCCTGTCGCCGCTGGTGCTGATCCTGGCGCTGATGCTGTTCGGCTGGCTGTGGGGAATCATCGGCCTGCTGCTGGCGGTGCCGCTGCTGGTGTGCGTGAAGCTGGTGCTGGACCGGATCGAGGGGATGGGGGGCTGGGCGCGGTTGCTGGAGTGA